The Deltaproteobacteria bacterium sequence AAAATGGTGAGAGCTCCTATTTTTTCTGTGTCAACCGCAACAAACGAAGCATGATTCTGGATCTGAAAAAACCGGAATCAAAGGCCATCGTGAAGCGGATGGTCAAGGATTGCGACGTGGTGATGGAGAATTTCCGTCCCGGGGTCATGGATCGACTGGGGATGGGCCAGGATGCGCTGACGGCCATAAAACCGGACTTAATCTATGCCTCCATGACCGCTTTCGGTGAAAAGGGGCCGTACAAGGACCTGCCGGGGTACGAGTTGATCATTCAGGCCATGACTGGCCTGATCGATATCACTTCCCCCAAAAAGGGACCCAAGGCCAAGATTCAGATCCAGGTGGTGGACCTGTGCACCGGGATATTCCTGGCTTTCGTCACCCTGGCAGCGCTTTACCACAAGCTCAATACCGGCAAAGGACAACGTGTAGACACGTCCCTATTGGAGTCTACCCTGGCCATGACAGCCAATCTGTCGGCCATATACTTCATGTCCGGAAACGTCCCGACCGGAATGGCGTCCCGCAATCCGCAATCCGTCCCCTCGCAGGTTTACAGAACCAAAGATTCCTGTTTTGCCACCGTGGGCAAGTGGGAAAAGCTGGTGGCTGCGCTTGGTAAACCGGAATGGGCCACCGATCCGCAATTGGGCAACAATATGTACCGGGTTCAGCATTACGATGCGGTGAGCGATATGGTGGAGGAGGTCACCATGACCAAAACCACCGAGGAGTGGCTGGTCCTATTGAAAGAACACGACATGCCGGCCAGCCGCATCAATACGATGGAAGAAGGATTGGAAGATCCGGGGGTGGCCGCAACCGGCATGATCAAAACGGTTGAACACACCCGGGCCGGGCAAATTAAACTCTTGGACAAACCGTGGCACATGTCCGGTTCCCCCGGGGAACTCCGCTATCCGCCACCGGCCCATGGACAGCACTCCACCGAGATATTGAAGGAATTCGGGTACACTTCCGAGGAGATCCAGACCTTTAAAGAGGCTGAAGCCCTGTATGGTGAGTGAGAAAAACATGTTCGGTCCCAGCGCCATGCCCCAGAGCAGAGATAGCTTGGCGCGCTGACAAACGATTTTGATTGTCCACCCGGGACGAAGGTGTCCCACAGGTAACCACAAGGAGGATAAGATGAAAAAAGCTTTTCATGGTGTACAGCGATTATTCCTGGCAGCAGTGTTGTTGGTGCTCATTGTCGGCCCGTCATTTGGAGCGGATTTTAACTGGCGCAAGTACGAGGGGACCACGCTTCGAGCGCTTTTTGTGAAATCAGCATTTACGCCGATTGCCCAGAAACAACTTAAGGAATTCGAGGATCTAACCGGTATTACGGTCAAGGCCGAGTACTATTCGTCGGCACCCTTACGTCAGAAACTGGTCATGGAGCTCGGTGCAAAAAACAAAGACCTGGACGTTTTTGGGGGAATGATGAAAACAGCCTTTCAGTATGAAAAAGCGGGTTGGCTGGAACCCCTTGAAAAATATGTCAACAATCCCGAGCTGACGCATCCTGATTTCGATTTTGAGGATTTTGCTGCCCGTACCCATCCCATTATCAACAATCATTTGATCGGGATAACATCCAGCTGCAACCCGCAGCTGCTCATGTATCGCAAGGACCTGTTCGAAGAATACGGCATCAAGGTTCCCACCAATTGGGCTGAGCTGGAAGCGGCTGCCCAGGCGCTGAAAAAGCATCTTCCAGATGGGCAGTTCCCCTGGATTGTTCGTATGAACAAAGAAAACACGGCACCTTTCGCCACATTTCTATACACCAATGGTGCCAGCTGGTTGGATGAAAACGGCAAACCCGCTTTCAATACGCCGGCAGCCGTCGAAGCCATCGAGTTCTATGGCAAGATGGCCCGGGAATACGGGCCTCCGGGGGCGGCTACTATCGGCTGGAAAGAAGTGGTGGGAGCCATCGCGCAGGGCAAAGCCGCTATGACGGCGGAGATTTCGATTTTTGCCGGCCTGGTATTCGAAAACCCCAAACGATCCAAGGTGGCCGGAAAAATGGGCTATGTCATGATTCCTCCTGGAAAAACCGGTCAATTTCAAGCCATGCTGCCGCTCACCACGGGTCATATCAGCACTTTTTCGGAGAAAAAAGAAGCGGCCTGGTACCTGCTGCAATACACCTCCATGAAAGAACCGATGATGGATTATCAACTGGCCGGGCTGCCCATGACGCGCTTGTCCTGTTGGGAAGATCCAAGATGGAAAGCCAAGGATAAAATGCCGCAACTGTCAAAACTTCAGGTGGAAGCGATTGAAAACGGGCGCATTGGTTTTGAAATCCCGATTGCCAGGTTCACGGAAGCCAGGCCCATATTGTCGCGTCTCCTGTATGTTGGTTATGAGGGCGGTGAAGTGCAGCAAGCGGCTGATGATGCCGTTAAAGAGGTTGCACGGTTGGTTGATTAGGGGCACGGGATGAGAGCAATATCGCCGGTACAGCGCATACTGGATTATACGGACAGGCAGATTCGCTGGCTATTCTCTTTTCCGGCCATGCTGTTTATGATCGTATTGTTCGCCTATCCGCTATACGAGCTGGTGTCCACCAGTCTCACCAACGAAGTGTTGTCATCGGAGGGTGCAGGCGAATTCATCGGCCTGGCCAACTTTTCCAGGGCCTTTTTTGAAGATCAGCACTTCTGGCGCTCTGTCCGGATTACGCTCTATTTTGCCGCCGGCTCAACCCTGGGCCAGCTGACGCTGGGGATGGGATTGGCCCTGTTCCTGAACAGGCGGTTCAAGGGCGAGGCAACCTTTCGCATGCTCTTAATGTTTCCCATCATCGCCACACCGGTGGCCATGTCGCTGGTGTGGTCCATGCTGATGAACCCGATGATGGGCCATTTAAACTATTATCTGTCATTTTTCGGGTTTTCCGGATCATTGTGGGCGGCGGATACCAAAACCGTGTTGCCCTCCATCATCATGGTCGAAATCTGGCACTGGACGCCCATGACCATGCTGGTGTTTCTGGCTGGATTGAAGAGCCTGCCCAGGGAGCCTTTTGAAGCGGCGGTGGTGGACGGTGCCTCCAGGGTACAGATCTTTTTCAGGATCACCCTGCCGCTGCTCCAGCCATATGTTTTCCTGTTGTTGCTGATGCGGCTGGTTCACGGGCTCAAGGTGTTCGACAAGATTTTCGTATTGTCCGGCGGGGGCCCCAACAGGGCGTCTGAAACGCTGAATATCATGATCTACGACCAGGCTTTCGGGGCGACCAATTTCGGATATGCCTCTGCCCTGGGATCCTTTTTGATGCTGATCATTCTGCTCATTTCCATCGGCCTGTTCCGTTTTCGTCAGAGAAACTGGGGGTATTGACATGCGTGATCACCGAACCATACAGGTCATCAACCGAATCCTGTTTTACGTCATCCTGCTATTCATTGTCGGGGTGTTTTGCTTCCCTTTTCTGTGGGTGCTCTACACCTCTTTGCAGGATGCGGTGAACGCCGGCGCGGTTCCGCCGGATTTAACGGCACCACCAACCTTGGACAACTTCCGGCAGGTGTTTGCAGAAGGTCAGTTTTTCTCCTGCTTGTGGAATTCAACGGTGGTGGTGGCGTTGACCCTGATGGCCAATTTGATTGTCTCCCTGCCGGCGGCTTACGTGATCGCCCGCAAACGTCAGAACTGGATGATGTTCCTGATTCTGTTTCTGCAAATGGCGCCCTGGATCTGCCTGCTGCTGCCCTGGTACGTTATCTTCAAAAAACTGGGATTATACGACACCTATTTCGGGCTGGTCTTGTCCAACTTGACTTTTATGATTCCGTTCACGGTCTGGCTGATGCTGGGGTTTTTCGAGGATGTGCCCGTGGAGGTGGAGGAAGCCGCCTGGCTGGACGGGTGTTCTCACCTGGGAACCTTTGTCAGGATTGTGGCACCCCTGGTCAAGGGCGGTATTATCACGATTACCACCCTGGGGTTCATGTTTTGCTGGAATATCTTTCTATTCCCGTTGGTGCTGTCCGGGTATGATTCCAAAACACTGCCCGTGTTTGTCTATGGATTTATGGCGGACAATCAGCTGGATTTCGGTCCTCTGGCCGCTGCCGCGCTGCTGTCCATGGCCCCGGTAATCGTTTTTGTTTTGATCAATCAGAAGTACTTCCGCCAGGGCATTGCTTTCGGCGGCGGGAAATAGAGAGATGAAGGAATTATTGTGGCTCAGGTTAAAATAGATAAGGTATCCAAGAAATTTGGAAAATTCAAAGCGGTCAAAGAATTCTCCCTGGACATCCAGGATGGTGAGTTTATCGTGTTGGTGGGGCCGAGCGGATGCGGAAAAACCACCCTGCTGCGCATGGTGGCCGGCTTGGAAAAAGTGACCTCAGGAGAGATATTTATCGACCAAACAGACGTCACCCGCACGCCACCTAAAAAACGGGACATTGCCATGGTCTTCCAGAACTATGCGCTTTATCCGCACATGAACGTGTACAACAACCTGGCCTTTGCCCTGAAACTGCGCAAAATACCCAAAGCTCAGATCAAAGCGACCGTGGAAAAAACAGCTGATCTGTTGGGAATCGGCGATTTTCTAAACCGGCGGCCCAACCAGTTGTCCGGCGGACAGAAGCAGCGGGTTGCCCTGGGCAGGGCCATTGTCAGGCAGCCCAAGGTGTTTCTCTTTGACGAACCCCTGTCCAACCTCGATGCCAAACTGCGGGTTTCCATGCGGGCTGAAATTTTGGATATCCACCGGCGACTCAATAACACCTCGCTCTATGTGACCCACGACCAGCTGGAAGCAATGACCATGGGAACAAGAATTATCATTATGAAAGACGGCGTCATTCAACAGAACGGCCCGCCCAAAGAGATCTACAATAATCCTGCCAATAAATTTGTAGCAGGGTTCATCGGCTCGCCGGCCATGAATTTAATGCGGTTTGTTATTCAGGAAGATGCTGGAAAGCTGATGGCAGTCAAAAACGGCTTGGCACTGATGATCCCGGAAGAAAAAAATGAGCCGTTAAAATCGTATCTTAATCAGGCGGTCTTTCTGGGCTTGAGACCGGAGCATATCAGCGATTCGGTGGTTAACGGCAGTGAAGCCGCTAACGCTGCTTTTAAAGCGTTTGTGCGGCTGGTGGAGCCGCTGGGCTCCGAGCAACTGATCCACCTGGAAGCTGAAGACCAGCGTTTCATTGCCCGTATCGATCCGCGTTCATCCATCAGCTATGGCGACACCCTTGAATTTCACGCTGATATGAACTTCGCGGCTTTTTTCGATGCCGATACCGAAACAAGGATTGTTTAAATTTGAATTCCCCGCTGCGGCACGACTGGGGACTTCGAGCGAGCCTCGGTCAACAGGGAACGGAGATAGCGCAATGAGCCAAAAGATTCCTGATGTCATTATTGAGTCCAACGTTCCGGCCACCATGCGCGATGGCGCCGTGTTAAGAGCCGATATATACCGTCCGGCCGTTGCGGGCACGTTTCCGGTCCTATTGCTCAGAACGCCCTATGCCAAATCCAATATGAGCTTGGTTTTTCAGACGACCATGGATCCGATAAAAGCGGCTCAGGCCGGTTATATGGTTATTATTCAGGATGTTCGGTCCCGGTGGGAATCAGACGGGGACAAGTTTTTTCCGTATCGGGATGAGTTCGATGACGGATTCGATACAGTGGAATGGGCGGCTTCGTTGCCCAATTCCAATGGAAATGTGGGCATGTTCGGCTATTCTTATTATGCGACAACGCCGTGGTTTGCGGCTGTGACGCAGCCCCCGCACTTGAAGGCGATTTTCCCGTTTGCTGCCGCCATGGATTTTTACCAATATCGGGGAGGGGCGCTGGATCTTTCTATCATGATCGCCTGGACGCTGTTACTCCTCGGTCCGGATGGCATTACGAAGGCAAAAGCGGGTTCGCCCGAGCTGATTCCGGAACTGATGAGTCTGTTTGCCAACATCGATCGAATCGAGCAGGTTTTCAGGGCGTTGCCGTTTCAGGATATCGAGGCAATGAAACTGGGAGACACATTTGCCCCCTATTTTTATGAAACGCTGGCGCACCCCCTGTATGATGATTACCACAAGCAGCAGACAGTGATTGACAAGCATGATCGTGTCAGGGTACCGGCCCTGATTTTTACCGGATGGTATGATCTGCTGCTGCAGAATGATCTGCTGCACTTTACCCGCATGCGCAATGAGGCGGCAACACCGGAAGCAAGGGATAATACGCGCATCGTGATCGGCCCCTGGACGCACGTCGGCACAACCGGTGCGGTGGGAGAACTGAATTTCGGATTAGGCGCTTCTACCCTTTTGCTGGAATTGAAAACGAATCTGACAGAAGTTCACCTGGAGTGGTTTGATTATTGGCTTAAAGGGATCAGGAATAATATTAACGATGAACCACCGGTCAAGATATTTGTAATGGGCGACAATGCCTGGCGCGGAGAAAACGAATGGCCGCTGACTAGGACAAGATACACGCCGATGTACATACACAGCTCCGGCAAAGCCAATTCTCTTGTCGGAGATGGCCAACTCTCTTTCGAGCCGCCTCTCGACGAACCTGAGGATCATTTTGTTTTTGATCCGAATAATCCCGTACCCACTATGGGTGGGAATCACATCCTGCCGCTGTATTATCACCGCGGTCCGGTTGACCAGACGATTCTCGAGCAACGATTTGACGTGCTGGTATACAGCGGCGATATTCTTGAGCAGGACGTTGAAGTCACGGGTCCTTTGTCCGTCAAACTTTTTGCTGCCAGTAGTGCCCCGGATACTGATTTTACGGCGAAATTGGTCGATGTGCATCCGGACGGGAGGGCCTTCAATATCGCCGATGGCATCATCCGCGCCCGCTACCGTAAGGGTCGAGCCGCTGAACCGAGTTTAATTACCCCCAATTCGGTCGTTGCGTACGACATCGATCTTTTGGCCACCAGTATCGTATTTAAAAAAGGCCACCGCATCCGGATAGAGATATCCAGCAGTAATTTTCCTCGTTGGGATCGCAACCCGAACACCGGTGAACTGGCTCACGAAGCAGAAACATTAACCACCGCGTTTCAGACGGTCTACCATAACAGCCGGTATCAAACCCATATTCTGCTGCCCCTGATTCCTCGGTAAGCGATATTAAACCCGCCGACTGCGATGATTTGACAGGTTGTTTCGTGGCCGGGGAATCTTTTACCGTGAGTTGCGTTGATTTCAGAACCTGTCTTTTTTATCGTTAAAAGGGACCTCTTTCATGGTCGCGAAGTCAGCTTGAGAGAAAATTCGAACCGAAGACGACCAAGAAAAAGCTGTTAAATCTGCATGAGTTATAAAACACACCAGTAAGGAGAAGTCCATATGGCAAAATTGCCGCTTGAAGGGATAACGGTCATCGATTTCGCGACACTGATTGCAGCACCGGTTATTGCCACATTTTTAGGAGACTTTGGCGCCACAGTCATTAAAGTTGAGCAGCCTGATGTCGGGGAACCGATGAGGCACAAATTGGCTTTTCCTGACGGCCGCAGCCCCATCTGGCTGAATGAAGGGCGCAATAAAAAAACAATAACGTTGAATCTAAGAACTGAACAAGGGCAGGAGATCGCGCATAAACTTGCCGAAAAGGCAGATGTCGTGTTGTTGAACTTCCGCCCCGGCCAGGCTGAAAAGTGGAATATCGGACCGGAAGATTTGCATAAAAGCAATGAAAATTTAATTGTAGCCCTGGTTTCAGCCTACGGGCAGACCGGACCGTACAGCAAAAAGGGCGGCTTTGATCGTACTATAGGGGCTTTTTGTGGAACCACTTATGTGACCGGTTACCCGGATAATCCGCCGGTGCGCACCGGCTATGCCCAAATCGATTACATGACGGCCTATATGGGCGCGTTCGGTGTGATGACGGCGCTTTATAACCGGGAGGTCAACCAAACTGGCGGGGAAATCATCGATTTGAGTTTGGCCGAGGCGGGTTTTCGTTGCTCGGAAGCCGCTCTAATGGATTACAGTATGACCGGAAGCATTCGTGAACGAACCGGTAACCGCAATCCCCACTTTGTACCTGCTGAAGACTTTGAAACAAGGGACGGCAGAATTCTGGTTATCAATGCCGGCACCGAACGCCTCTGGAAAAAGCTGGCATGTGCCATGGGGCAGCCGGAACTGCTGGAAGATGAGCGATTCGACAACACCATCAACCGGATTGTCAATCAAAATGCCCTCTACGCTATCATTGCGAACTGGGTAAAGGAATTGACGGCAGAACAAGGGTTGAAAATCTGTGACGACGCCGGTGTACCGGCAGATATTATCCGCAATATTGCTGATCTGGCAGACGATCCTCACATGCGCAAACGCGAAGCGGTAATGGCCTTTAACGATCCTGAGAAAGGCGATATTCTAATACCCGGCGTTTTTCCGAAGATGTTGCGCTTCCCGGGAAAGGTAAAATTCCTGGGCGCAAGATTAGGAGAGCATAACCATGAAATTTATGGCGGCCTTATCGGTTTATCAAACGATGAAATCTCAAAACTTAAGGATAACGGAGTGATTTAGTACTAAAATTCATTTTTGTTGAAGAATTTAGAAAAAGGGGGCCAATGGGTGAATACTGACGTTTTACAATTTATAGAAAAGCTGTTCGCGACCAATTCTTTAAACCGGTTACCGGAGCAATATGGTGGGGGCCGAATTTTTGATAGGCCGATTATTGGTGTGGCGAAAGGTGACGATCCAATTTTTTTAAAATATAAGGAAGTAGTGGGACCCGGGCATTTGACGCCGGAAGAAATGTGGCTGCAAAGTGGACTTCCGGATGATCCGGACATTGCCGCACGATTACGAACGGTATCCATCATTTTTCCCTATGTCGAACGAATTCGTGAAGAAAGCAAGACTGCTCGAAAAATGCCGGCAGAAATTTACAGCGTGGGCCGCAATTTTGCCAACGCGTTTATGGATGAAGTGCTGGAAAGGACAGTATGCTATTTTCAGGAAAAAAGATTTCAGGCGACATCCGGCATGCGTAGCCCTGCCTTTCAAATCATTGTCAATGAAAATCCTCTCAACATTTATGCCACCTGGTCCGAACGCCATATAGCGTTTGCGGCTGGTCTGGGGACCTTCAGTCTGCATGAAGGATTCATTAGCGAAATCGGCTGCAACATCCGGATTACCTCCATCATCACGGATGCGCCGCTGGAAGTGACACCCAGAAAAAACGATGATCCTTATGCCAACTGTTTATACTACGCCAATGGCAAATGCAAAAAATGCGCGGAGAGATGCCCGGGCGATGCCATCTCAGAGGAAGGGCATGACAAATTGAAATGCTACCTGTATGGACAGATTGTCCAGGAAGAAATGACCGGCAGGCTTAAATATATATTAAAACGCCACCTGCGGTATATAAATGGCGAAGAGAAATGGTCATATCCGGTCGGCTGCGCCTTCTGCCAGTTTGATGTCCCTTGTATGATGACTAACCCGGTAAAGGAGAAGGCCAATCTGAGCCCATTTAAGGACTAAAATTTAACAATTTTTCATTCCAGTAATAGGTGCTGGATACCGGATCAAGTCCAGCATGACAGGGTAGGTATTTAATTGCCAGGTTAATAACATAATTCGATAGGAATCAAAGCACCGTTGAGAACTTACAATGTCGGTTACTTGTTTTGATAGTTGGCACACTTTTTAGCTGATTGAAGTTCATCATTTCCGCTGAGAAGTTTACCATCCTTTGAAAATTATTGCAGAAGTCTAAAGCTCAGTCATACCTCAGGCAATGTAGCCTACGAATCCATCGCAACATTCGTTGAAAAATTCCATAGCCTCATCAACGGTGTCAAACATGATCCAATCGTGTTTAATGACATTTTCACCCTGCATACGGATGCGTTCGATCGCCGTATTCCCGAAATATTCAAAATGGTCTTGGTAATCTGCGTATATTTCCTGTGTTCTCATTTTGGCGCCTCCTTATCTTTGTTTTGTAAACAGATTACCACACGGGTTTGACAGATACGGTCACACCGTTGTATGTTTTCCTGAGATTTCCTGCCCAACACCCATTAGAGAGAGGATTCCCATAAACAAGCTCGAAGTTATTAAGACCCTTTGTGCGCAAAATGGACTTTCCAAATTCGAAGCGACTAAAATTGTGCCCATTTTTTTTGAACAGATGTCAGCTGCATTGGAAAGATAGGAAATTAAACAGGATTAACAGTAAGGAAAGGATACGTTGTTCAGATCCAAGGCAACCATTCAGATCAAGGTTAAGCTCTACGGTGGGCTGGACGCCCTTGCCAAGATAGAAAATTATGATCCCGAAGCTGGGCTTAGGTTGGATGTCCCGGAAAATATCCGCTTGGAGAAGGTAATAAAAAAAATAGGTTTAGGTAAAACCGGTTCAATAAGATTGTTTGTTAATGGAAACGCGGCAAAGTTAAGAGATCAGCTCAACAATGGGGATGTCATTTTTTGCATGAGGCCCATGGCCGGGGGGTAGTGCATCGAATTCAAGGAATTCATAATTTGCAGAATCAAATTTAACGGGGGCTATATGGGCAATGGATTTATGGGAAAATATTTGGTTGTGAATCTGACAG is a genomic window containing:
- a CDS encoding CoA transferase — its product is MANTGPLAGIRILDFTHVLSGPFGSALLGDLGADIIKIESPVGDSTRWAVPPIQNGESSYFFCVNRNKRSMILDLKKPESKAIVKRMVKDCDVVMENFRPGVMDRLGMGQDALTAIKPDLIYASMTAFGEKGPYKDLPGYELIIQAMTGLIDITSPKKGPKAKIQIQVVDLCTGIFLAFVTLAALYHKLNTGKGQRVDTSLLESTLAMTANLSAIYFMSGNVPTGMASRNPQSVPSQVYRTKDSCFATVGKWEKLVAALGKPEWATDPQLGNNMYRVQHYDAVSDMVEEVTMTKTTEEWLVLLKEHDMPASRINTMEEGLEDPGVAATGMIKTVEHTRAGQIKLLDKPWHMSGSPGELRYPPPAHGQHSTEILKEFGYTSEEIQTFKEAEALYGE
- a CDS encoding sugar ABC transporter substrate-binding protein, encoding MKKAFHGVQRLFLAAVLLVLIVGPSFGADFNWRKYEGTTLRALFVKSAFTPIAQKQLKEFEDLTGITVKAEYYSSAPLRQKLVMELGAKNKDLDVFGGMMKTAFQYEKAGWLEPLEKYVNNPELTHPDFDFEDFAARTHPIINNHLIGITSSCNPQLLMYRKDLFEEYGIKVPTNWAELEAAAQALKKHLPDGQFPWIVRMNKENTAPFATFLYTNGASWLDENGKPAFNTPAAVEAIEFYGKMAREYGPPGAATIGWKEVVGAIAQGKAAMTAEISIFAGLVFENPKRSKVAGKMGYVMIPPGKTGQFQAMLPLTTGHISTFSEKKEAAWYLLQYTSMKEPMMDYQLAGLPMTRLSCWEDPRWKAKDKMPQLSKLQVEAIENGRIGFEIPIARFTEARPILSRLLYVGYEGGEVQQAADDAVKEVARLVD
- a CDS encoding sugar ABC transporter permease, translating into MRAISPVQRILDYTDRQIRWLFSFPAMLFMIVLFAYPLYELVSTSLTNEVLSSEGAGEFIGLANFSRAFFEDQHFWRSVRITLYFAAGSTLGQLTLGMGLALFLNRRFKGEATFRMLLMFPIIATPVAMSLVWSMLMNPMMGHLNYYLSFFGFSGSLWAADTKTVLPSIIMVEIWHWTPMTMLVFLAGLKSLPREPFEAAVVDGASRVQIFFRITLPLLQPYVFLLLLMRLVHGLKVFDKIFVLSGGGPNRASETLNIMIYDQAFGATNFGYASALGSFLMLIILLISIGLFRFRQRNWGY
- a CDS encoding carbohydrate ABC transporter permease; translated protein: MRDHRTIQVINRILFYVILLFIVGVFCFPFLWVLYTSLQDAVNAGAVPPDLTAPPTLDNFRQVFAEGQFFSCLWNSTVVVALTLMANLIVSLPAAYVIARKRQNWMMFLILFLQMAPWICLLLPWYVIFKKLGLYDTYFGLVLSNLTFMIPFTVWLMLGFFEDVPVEVEEAAWLDGCSHLGTFVRIVAPLVKGGIITITTLGFMFCWNIFLFPLVLSGYDSKTLPVFVYGFMADNQLDFGPLAAAALLSMAPVIVFVLINQKYFRQGIAFGGGK
- the ugpC gene encoding sn-glycerol-3-phosphate ABC transporter ATP-binding protein UgpC is translated as MAQVKIDKVSKKFGKFKAVKEFSLDIQDGEFIVLVGPSGCGKTTLLRMVAGLEKVTSGEIFIDQTDVTRTPPKKRDIAMVFQNYALYPHMNVYNNLAFALKLRKIPKAQIKATVEKTADLLGIGDFLNRRPNQLSGGQKQRVALGRAIVRQPKVFLFDEPLSNLDAKLRVSMRAEILDIHRRLNNTSLYVTHDQLEAMTMGTRIIIMKDGVIQQNGPPKEIYNNPANKFVAGFIGSPAMNLMRFVIQEDAGKLMAVKNGLALMIPEEKNEPLKSYLNQAVFLGLRPEHISDSVVNGSEAANAAFKAFVRLVEPLGSEQLIHLEAEDQRFIARIDPRSSISYGDTLEFHADMNFAAFFDADTETRIV
- a CDS encoding CocE/NonD family hydrolase, translated to MSQKIPDVIIESNVPATMRDGAVLRADIYRPAVAGTFPVLLLRTPYAKSNMSLVFQTTMDPIKAAQAGYMVIIQDVRSRWESDGDKFFPYRDEFDDGFDTVEWAASLPNSNGNVGMFGYSYYATTPWFAAVTQPPHLKAIFPFAAAMDFYQYRGGALDLSIMIAWTLLLLGPDGITKAKAGSPELIPELMSLFANIDRIEQVFRALPFQDIEAMKLGDTFAPYFYETLAHPLYDDYHKQQTVIDKHDRVRVPALIFTGWYDLLLQNDLLHFTRMRNEAATPEARDNTRIVIGPWTHVGTTGAVGELNFGLGASTLLLELKTNLTEVHLEWFDYWLKGIRNNINDEPPVKIFVMGDNAWRGENEWPLTRTRYTPMYIHSSGKANSLVGDGQLSFEPPLDEPEDHFVFDPNNPVPTMGGNHILPLYYHRGPVDQTILEQRFDVLVYSGDILEQDVEVTGPLSVKLFAASSAPDTDFTAKLVDVHPDGRAFNIADGIIRARYRKGRAAEPSLITPNSVVAYDIDLLATSIVFKKGHRIRIEISSSNFPRWDRNPNTGELAHEAETLTTAFQTVYHNSRYQTHILLPLIPR
- a CDS encoding CoA transferase, with protein sequence MAKLPLEGITVIDFATLIAAPVIATFLGDFGATVIKVEQPDVGEPMRHKLAFPDGRSPIWLNEGRNKKTITLNLRTEQGQEIAHKLAEKADVVLLNFRPGQAEKWNIGPEDLHKSNENLIVALVSAYGQTGPYSKKGGFDRTIGAFCGTTYVTGYPDNPPVRTGYAQIDYMTAYMGAFGVMTALYNREVNQTGGEIIDLSLAEAGFRCSEAALMDYSMTGSIRERTGNRNPHFVPAEDFETRDGRILVINAGTERLWKKLACAMGQPELLEDERFDNTINRIVNQNALYAIIANWVKELTAEQGLKICDDAGVPADIIRNIADLADDPHMRKREAVMAFNDPEKGDILIPGVFPKMLRFPGKVKFLGARLGEHNHEIYGGLIGLSNDEISKLKDNGVI